The genomic window GATGGCATTTTCCTGAAAGAAGCTCAAACTCTCTTCTACCGTAAGACCGAGCACTTCATTGATATTCTTCCCTTGAAATTGATAGTCTAACACCTCTTGATTGAACCGTTTCCCTTCACATACTGGACACTCATTTCGCACGGCATCCATGAATGCCAGATTCGTTTCAATGTATCCTTGCCCTTTACAGTTGGCACAAGCGCCTTTGGAATTATAGCTGAATAGAGAAGGCGAGACATTATTTGCCTTTCCAAATAACTTTCTTATAGTATCGAGAATCCCGATATACGTTGCAGGATTAGAACGAGAATTCGTTTGAGCCGCCGCTTGATCGATCAAAATCGTTTCCGGAAATTGGGTCAGGAATGAGTCTTTTACTAAGGTACTTTTCCCTGAACCTGCTACTCCCGTAATCAGTGTCAATGCTTTTTTCGGTATATTCAACGAGACATTCTTCAAATTATGTTTTGAGGATGCCTTTCCCTGATAAAAGTCGTTGACCTTACGTGGTGTTTCATTGATCGCTACCTGATTATTGAGAAATGTTCCTGTTAATGTCTTTGAATTTAACAGCGCTTCATAGGTTCCCGTAAACATAATCCGCCCGCCATGTTTTCCGGCTTGCGGCCCAACCTCGATCACATGATCCGCAATTTTGATTACATCAGGATCGTGCTCAATAACAATCATAGTATTCCCTTTATCTCTCAGCTTTATCAGCAAATCATTCAGACGATGTACATCTCTCGGATGCAGCCCAATACTTGGTTCATCAAAAATGTACAATAAATCGACCAGACTATTATTCAAATGCTTGACCATTTTGACACGCTGAGATTCACCCCCTGACAAAGTTGACGTCTCACGATTCAAGCTAAGGTACCCTAAACCGATATCAACAAGATTGCCGATTTTTTCCTGAAGACCTTTCAAAATCGGAAAGGCCTCCGGCAGCTCGATTACAGCTAAGACACGCTGCAGATCCGTCAACTGCATTTCTAGTAAATCCGTGATGCCCCAACCAGCTACCCGAACAGATAAAGCCTGCTGTGAAAGTCTTTTTCCTTCACATAATGAGCAAACCGCTTCATGACTATGTTCCTTCAATATTTTCTGTGCCCGCGGTGTAAGTTCGCCTTCTTTGAGCAAGTACAGGCGATTGAACTTCGTTACCAGCCCTTCATAGCTGGAATTCACGCCATCTATTTTTACCTTCATGTCTTTCCCGTATAAAAGTAACTCACGTTCCTCCACTGAATAATCGTCAATCTTTTTAGTCACATCAAACAAACCAGATTCAAGATAGCTCTTCATATACCAATCAGTATTTTTAATTGGTGCAAAGATGATCGCTCCCTCTGCCAGAGAAAGCTTAGAGTCAAGCAGCTTACTTTCATCAACCACAACATTTTTTCCGATACCATGACACTGCTCACACATTCCTTCTTTATCATTGAAAGAAAAATAATTTGCTGTACCGATACTGGGTTGTCCAAGTCTTGAATACAACACCCGTAGCAAGGAATTGATATCTGTGATTGTCCCCAAAGTCGAACGAGAATTGCCACCTAATCTTTTCTGATCGATGACCACTGAGGTAGACAAATGCTCGATTGCATCCACATCTGGCTCTTTATATTTGGGTAGAAAAGAGCGCACAAAAGCACTGAAGGTCTCATTCAGCTGTCGCTGAGATTCGCTGGCGATCGTTTCAAAAACGATCGAAGATTTTCCTGAGCCTGAAACACCAGTGAATAAAGTGATTTTCCGCTTCGGAATCACGACATCCACATTTTTCAGGTTGTTTTCTCTTGCTCCGGTAATTCGTAGATATTCTGTCATATCCATTCCTCCTCTAATTCTTTGTGCCTGACAGCCCATTACTTCCGTTTAGCTGCTCTGTCCTTTTCAATGACCTCCTTCACTACTATTCAATAACTGTCCTTTGTTTCCAAATCCCAATCATCCATTTCAAAAAACAGCAGCAATCTTATAGTATCACTTTAATGCAAGTTCTAAACTTTTATTACAAAACTAGTGTTCTTAAAGTATAATCATAGATAAAGTTTAGCACCCGGAGGAGAACCATGAATTATCGACCGATCGATATTGCAAGAAAACTGACGATTAGCACTAGTTTACTACGACATTATGAAAAGCATGAGTTATTCCCAGCACCAAAACGCTCCAAAAGCGGCTATAGAATCTACTCTGAAACCAGTTTTCTTTATATTCAAGCCGTACGTACTGCTACACTGGCTTATGGGTACCGAACTACGAAGAAGCTGATGGATCTGGTTCGTGAAAAGAACTACACCCAAGCGCTTTGGCTCATTACGCATGAACAATACCAACTACACCAGCAAAAAGAAATCTCCGATCAAACACTGGCACTGCTTCACAAAGAAGAAAGTGAACTGATCACTCAAATGCCTAGAAAAGGATGGATTACTATCGGCGAAGCAGCAGAACGACTTTCTATTACTGAAACAACCATTCGCCATTGGACCAAAGAAGGCTTATTAGAAGTGAGTAGAGATGCTGAAAGCAATTACCGGAAGTTCGACGAACAAGCATTGAGACAGCTGCTGATTATCCGACTGATTCGAGCGTCTACATGGTCATTAGATGTGGTCCGTGATATCCTTGCAACCTTTAAAGCAGAAACACCCACTGAAATGATTCAGCTAGCGGAGCAATCTTTGCAGATGTTAAATAAGCGATTGGAACGGCTGTTCATTTCCCAAAAATACCTGTATCAGCTAATCACCTTTTTATCGCCAGACTATTTTACCGATTTTCCCGGAATGGAATTTTATGATTTTTAACGATCAGAGCACATATAACTGAAGCTTTTTAAGCAGTCAAAAAAACATGAGTCTGACTCTTCCCAGTATCGAAAAGTACAAGCTCATATTTTTTTGACTGCTATTTTAACAACTGGTTATTGGTACAATAGAATTTGTACCAAACTGAAAGCCCTCACGAGGTCACTCTACCTTTAAGGCTCTGCTCCTTTCTGGTATTGGGTAAACAGAGACTGCCAGAAAAGCGGCTAAAGACTACTCAGCGCTCAACACCTGATCTTGAAAAATCCCTGCCGCTTTAAGAAACATGCAAGTAACTACCGGTCCTACAAAAGAAAAGCCACGCTTTTTCATATCTTTTGCAATGACCGTCGCCTCTGGAAGCGTATTTCCTACCTCTTCAGCTAACTCATACTGTTTAACAACTGGTACACCACCAACAAAATCCCATAAATAATCAGCAAAGCTATCATACTCTTCTAAAAGCTTGACGATTGCTCGCGCATTTTGGACAACTGCTTTGATTTTTCTTGGGTTTCGAATCATCTCAGGGTCATGAGCAATCCGATCTATATCATCTGGAAAAAAAGCGGC from Enterococcus sp. 9E7_DIV0242 includes these protein-coding regions:
- a CDS encoding MerR family DNA-binding transcriptional regulator translates to MNYRPIDIARKLTISTSLLRHYEKHELFPAPKRSKSGYRIYSETSFLYIQAVRTATLAYGYRTTKKLMDLVREKNYTQALWLITHEQYQLHQQKEISDQTLALLHKEESELITQMPRKGWITIGEAAERLSITETTIRHWTKEGLLEVSRDAESNYRKFDEQALRQLLIIRLIRASTWSLDVVRDILATFKAETPTEMIQLAEQSLQMLNKRLERLFISQKYLYQLITFLSPDYFTDFPGMEFYDF
- a CDS encoding DNA-3-methyladenine glycosylase I, which encodes MKKYQWYSDHWGEPTRDDRRLFLLLTIGVFQAGLSWKAAAGKKEVFLKNFCEMDVRQVAAFFPDDIDRIAHDPEMIRNPRKIKAVVQNARAIVKLLEEYDSFADYLWDFVGGVPVVKQYELAEEVGNTLPEATVIAKDMKKRGFSFVGPVVTCMFLKAAGIFQDQVLSAE
- a CDS encoding ATP-binding cassette domain-containing protein gives rise to the protein MTEYLRITGARENNLKNVDVVIPKRKITLFTGVSGSGKSSIVFETIASESQRQLNETFSAFVRSFLPKYKEPDVDAIEHLSTSVVIDQKRLGGNSRSTLGTITDINSLLRVLYSRLGQPSIGTANYFSFNDKEGMCEQCHGIGKNVVVDESKLLDSKLSLAEGAIIFAPIKNTDWYMKSYLESGLFDVTKKIDDYSVEERELLLYGKDMKVKIDGVNSSYEGLVTKFNRLYLLKEGELTPRAQKILKEHSHEAVCSLCEGKRLSQQALSVRVAGWGITDLLEMQLTDLQRVLAVIELPEAFPILKGLQEKIGNLVDIGLGYLSLNRETSTLSGGESQRVKMVKHLNNSLVDLLYIFDEPSIGLHPRDVHRLNDLLIKLRDKGNTMIVIEHDPDVIKIADHVIEVGPQAGKHGGRIMFTGTYEALLNSKTLTGTFLNNQVAINETPRKVNDFYQGKASSKHNLKNVSLNIPKKALTLITGVAGSGKSTLVKDSFLTQFPETILIDQAAAQTNSRSNPATYIGILDTIRKLFGKANNVSPSLFSYNSKGACANCKGQGYIETNLAFMDAVRNECPVCEGKRFNQEVLDYQFQGKNINEVLGLTVEESLSFFQENAIVKKLKAMSQVGLDYLAIGQPMSTLSGGECQRMKLASEFYKKGSIYLLDEPSTGLHLSDIAHIMEIMNHLVDQGNTVIVIEHHVDIIRQADWIVDIGPDGGDKGGEIVFEGYPTAIKATDSLTGQYI